In the Ranitomeya imitator isolate aRanImi1 chromosome 2, aRanImi1.pri, whole genome shotgun sequence genome, acaacaggaaacaaatggaGCTGAGCACAACAGACTGAACCACCGGAGAACAAGTCTGTATTTGGCAGCTTTCCAGCAATATgatttgagctttagtagggtgtagtGCTTTCCAATTTCTAATATAACAAATTGTCAGAAAACCAGATCAGcagaaatccccataaagtgactccattttggatattataaccctcagtgaattaatctaTACGAGTATTGACTATTTTAACTCCACAGGCACTTTCGGCAAATTAGCGCACAGTGGCTGTTGGAGAGTGATAATTGCACATTGGCCATTctattacccaacacatagtgtcCAGATTGTGCTCCAAGAAACACACACACCTTAAATTAAGTGAGTTCTTCTCACTATAGTTATTccaaatacatggatgctaaatttggtttgggcacactgcaaggctcagaagcgaGGGGGAGATTTGACTTTGGTGGAGCAGATATTGCTGAattggtttatggaagccatgttgcttCTGAAGAGTCTTTGAGCCAGTAATAATGTGGAAACCTCTGTTTATCCATTGCCAGATGATGGACCTGATTtgaggcttgtttttttgtgaaatgagTATAAGTTTTTATTTTTGCCCACATAAGTTTTtgtggctttttattccatatGTCTGAGGCAGATtgaacagttgaacaccacactgGTTCATGTTATGAGGTTTTTTATTTAGACTGTGAACTGTAATTGTCCTGGTGaataattcaatatttttacataaAATGTCCATAAAAATGTCAAgtcaagtagaaatgttcaaaaatataaaatcaaAGGTTATTTTATTCATAAATAATATTTGGTTTAttttttggcagatgactgtaccgggAGATTAGAGGAACAGCTGATACTTTTAaattttaaatcagatgatcttgcgatcccacaggatacaattgaagtgaatgtcaTGAGTCCAGATTTACCATCATCCCTTCAAAGCAAAGATCAATCATCTGATCCATTGAAACAAATCTTATCTCCTGATTTATTAccaaaaatcaaagtcacaaaataagcattaaaaaacaaactgctcctaaagctaaGAAGCCATTTTCACTTTCAGAATATGAAAATAGTTTTCTCCTCAAAATgtcttttcttaaacatcaaaaaattcacacagcggAGAATAGATTTTCTCGTTCCAGGTTTGGGAAATGCTTTAACCAGAAATCTGATTTTGTTAGTCACCAGATaagtcacacagaggagaaaccattttcctgttctgaatgtgggaaatgttttaaacggaaAACACATCTTGgtagccaccagagaacccacacaggggagaaacctttcttttgttcagaatgtgggaaatcttttacacAGAAATTgaatcttgttacacaccagagaattcacacaggggtgaagcctttctcttgttcagaatgtgggaaatgttttatccaaaaaTCAGAtgttgttaagcaccagagaattcacacaggggtgaagcctttctcttgttcagaatgtggaaaatgttttatccgCAAAGCACATCTAGATAGCCATCAGAGGAGCCACATaatggagaaacctttttcatgttcagaatgtgggaaatgttgtaaaCGGAAATCAGATCTTTttagtcaccagagaattcacacaggggagaagcccttttcatgttcagaatgtgggaaatgttttatacacAAATCAAATCTAAATAGACATGagggaactcacacaggggaaaagcctttttgatTTTCAGAATGTGAGAACTGTTTTATGTAAATCAGTTCATATAGCACACCAGGAAACTCACACTTGAAAGAAACTTTATTCTTGTTAAAAATGTGGGAATTTTTTAGTTGGAAATAATTTCTTGTTGTTCACCAGAGAACTCAcggaggagagaagcctttttcatgttcagaatgtgggagatgTGTTGAACGGAAAAAGTATCTTGatggccaccagagaacccacacagggaagaagcctttttcatgttgagaatgtgggaaaTGGTTTGTGCACATTTCACAGCTCATTAcacatcagagaacccacacagtaGAGCAGCCtttctcctgttcagaatgtggaaaatatttgtaCAGAAATCGTCTATTCTCAGTCACCAGAGATCCCACACAGATTAGAAGCATTTTTCTTGTTCTTAATGTGGGACATGTTTTAGACGGAAGTCATCTCTTAATAAAAATCAGATAATTAACACAGCGGGAGGCGCCTTTTACATGTTCAGAAAGttgaaaatgttttaaccaaaaattgAATCTTAAAAGTGCTGTTCCACTACTAGCTAAACACCTTGTCATTTCTCATGTTTGaggttgttaaaataaaaaaaaactcgtACTCACCTTCCATGCCaacgccattccagcagtgtcggtaCTCGGGTTCTCAGAGCTTGcatgaggttgttacatcacacgcGTCCTTCACCCAATCAGCGCCGGCTTCACTTTCCCTGTCTTCAAActtattgaacatcaacaggatgCTAGAGCTGTGGCAGctttctgacttcctcttgatgtttgatttgtccgaagtggggacagtgatgccagctctGATTGGACGCAGGACTTACATGACATAACCACACATGAGCCACTGGAACTGCTTTACTGAGATAttattgataaaaatctgctgtccTCTCTTCGGAGGATGAAGAAAGAAAGATGGTTTGCATTTCAGCTAAACAATGATTCCAAGTTGGtttcagataaaaaaaaataaataaagctagAATgaccctgaatccaatagaaaatttatggaaggaactaaagctcagagttcataaaaGGAACCCATGGTactttcaggatttgaagagtctgtgtggaagaataataataataaataataattttatttatatagcgccaacatattccgcagcgctttacaaattatagaggggacttgtacagacaataaacattacagcataacagaaatacagttcaaaacagataccaggaggagtgagggccctgctcgcaagcttacaaactatggggaaaaggggagacacgagaggtggatggtaacaattgctttaggtattcggaccagctatagtgtaaggctcaggtgttcatgtaaagctgcatgaaccagtatgtagcagtacagacacagagggctaatactgcataaagtgtatgagaacatgatgcgaggaacctttttttttgttttttattataaataggccacacagggatcgttaggttaatgcattgaggcggtaggccagtctgaacaaatgagtttttagggcacgcttaaaactgtggggattggggattaatcgtattaacctaggtagtgcattccaaagaatcggcgcagcacgtgtaaagtcctggagacgggagtgggaggttctgattattgaggatgctaacctgaggtcattagcggagcggagggcacgggtagggtggtagactgataccagggaggagatgtagggtggtgctgagccatggagtgctttgtggatgagggtagtagttttgtactggattctggagtggatgggtagc is a window encoding:
- the LOC138663663 gene encoding zinc finger protein OZF-like, encoding MSFLKHQKIHTAENRFSRSRFGKCFNQKSDFVSHQISHTEEKPFSCSECGKCFKRKTHLGSHQRTHTGEKPFFCSECGKSFTQKLNLVTHQRIHTGVKPFSCSECGKCFIQKSDVVKHQRIHTGVKPFSCSECGKCFIRKAHLDSHQRSHIMEKPFSCSECGKCCKRKSDLFSHQRIHTGEKPFSCSECGKCFIHKSNLNRHEGTHTGEKPF